The genomic window AGTGCGGCGAGGGTATCGCCGAGGCCGTGGGGGAGCGAGGGGCCGTGCAGGCCGGCGAGGGCAGGGCCAATGGTGTACCCGCGGTTCGGTTCTCGACCGACCCAGCCCGCCGAATCCAGTTCGGTCAGTACTGCGGTCGCGGTGGCGCGGGCGATATCGAGGCGCTCGGCGATTCCCGCGACACTGATCGGTTGCGTCGACGCCGCCAGCAGGGAAACGATGTCGATGACGCGGCGCGTCGGCGGAGACGCGGATCGATCCGGCATGGCGTAACCCCTTGTTTCTGCGCGCGCGGGCAACCTACTATGTGTCGAATATTAGATCACAAGGTGTCGAGTATTCGACGCACCCACCTCCACCTCGGCGAGCGACAGGCGGGGGTGGGTCGGTCGCGTACGGCGCGGATGGAGCGCGAATGATTCTGGACCGGTTTCGGATAGACGGGCAGGTCGCCGTCGTCACGGGCGCGGGTCGCGGCCTGGGCGCGGCAATCGCGGTGGCCTTCGCCGAGGCAGGCGCCGACGTCGTCATCGCGGCACGCACCAAGAGCCAACTGGACGAGGTAGCCGAGCGGGTGACCGCGGCAGGACGCCAGGCGCACGTGGTGCCCGCGGACCTCAGCGATATCGAGGCCACCGCCGCACTCGCCGCTGCGGCCGTTGAGCGATTCGGTCGCCTGGACATTGTGGTGAACAATGTCGGCGGTGCGCTCCCGTGCCCACTGCTCGACACCACACCCCAGTCACTGGTGGACGCATTCAACTTCAACGTCACCAACGCGCACGCACTCGTTCGCGCCGCAGTGCCGCACATTCTCGAAACCGCCGGTGGCGGTTCCATTCTCAACATCACCTCGACCATGGGCCGACTGCCCGGCCGGGCCTTCGTGGCCTACGGCACCGCCAAGGCCGCGCTGGCGCACTACACCAAACTGGCCGCGCTCGACCTGAATCCACGCATCCGCGTAAACGCCATCGCCCCGGGCTCGATCCTGACCTCCGCGTTGGAGATCGTCGCAGCCAACGACGCGATGCGCACGCAATTGGAAACCAAGACGCCGCTGCACCGAATCGGCGACCCCGAGGACATCGCCGCCGCCGCCCTCTACCTGGTGTCTCCGGCGGGCAAATACCTCACCGGCAAGGTGCTCGAACCCGACGGCGGCTTGATCACCCCGAACCTCGACCTCTCGATTCCGGATCTGTGACATGACTTATCGCGTAGTGCAATGGGGGACAGGCAATGTCGGCAGGCACGCGCTGGCGGGCATCATCGCCAACCCGGACCTGGAACTGGCGGGTGTGTGGGTCTCGGGTCCGGCGAAGTCCGGGGTGGATGCGGGAACCCTTGCCGGACTGGATCATCGAGTAGGCGTGACCGCGACGACCGATGCCGACGCGCTCCTGGCCGCTCGTCCTGATTGCGTCGTCTACTGCTCGAGGACCGACAACCGCTTGATGGAAGCCGTGGGTGACCTACAGCGGATCCTCAGCGCCGGAATCAACGTCGTCGCCTGTGCGCCGGTGTTCTTTCAATACCCCTACGGCGTCCTCCCCGACAACCTGCTGAAACCGGTGCAGGAGGCTGCGGCGCAAGGTAATTCGTCTCTGTGGGTCAATGGTATCGACCCTGGTTTCGCCAATGACCTACTGCCGCTGGCACTCGCGGGCACCTGCCTGCGCATCGATCAGCTCCGCTGCATGGAGATCGTCGACTACGCCAGCTACGACAATCGCGAGGTCATGTTCGACATCATGGGATTCGGCAAACCCCTCGATGACATCCCGATGCTGCTCCAGCCCGGCGTGCTGTCGCTCGCCTGGGGCGGCACCGTCCGCCAACTCGCCGCGGGCATCGGCGTCACCCTCGACGCGGTCACCGAAACCTACGAGCGGATCCCAGCGGCCCATGATTTCGACATCGCCACCGGCCATATCGCCGAGGGCACCGCGGCCGCACTGCGTTTCGAGGTGCGCGGCATGGTCGGCGACCGCCCCGTCACGGTCCTGGAACACGTCACCCGGCTGCATCCCGACCTCTGCCCCGAGTGGCCCCAACCTGCCCACCACGAAGGCTCCTACCGTGTCGAAATCACCGGAGAACCCAGCTACGCAATGGATTTGGTGACCTCCAGCCGCAACGGCGACCACAACCACGCCACCCTCCTCGCCACCGCCATGCGCATAGTCAACGCAGTCCCCGCCGTAGTCCAGGCGGCCCCAGGCATTTTGACGGCCTTGGATCTGCCCCTGATCACAAACCCCGCGCAGCGATAGCACCTATTCGAGTGGTCGATACCGTTCGAGCAGACGCACGTGGCGCGGTTCGAGTTCTTCGACCGTGCTGACGCCGAGCAGCTTCATAGTGCGCACGATCTGCGTGCGCAGGATGTCGATCGCGCGGTCGACACCGGCTTCGCCGCCGGCCATCAGCCCGTAGAGGTAGGCCCGGCCGATAAGGGTGAAGCGCGCGCCGAGGGCAAGGGCGGCGACGATGTCGGCGCCGTGCATGATGCCGGTGTCGAGATGGATCTCCATGTCGTCGCCCACCTCGCGCACCACGGATGGCAGCAGGTGCAACGGTACGGGCGCGCGATCCAGCTGCCGCCCACCATGATTCGACAGGACGATGCCGTCGACGCCGAGCCCCGCCAGGCGCTTGGCGTCATCGACGGTCTGCACACCCTTCACCAGGATCTTCCCCCGCCAGTGCTGCCGGACCCAGGCCAGGTCGTCGAAGCCGACGGTCGGGTCGAACATGGCGTCGAGCAGTGCCGCCACCGTGCCCGACCAACGGTCGAGCGAGGCGAAGGCCAGTGGCTCGGTGGTGAGGAAGTCCCACCACCACCATGGCCTGCGCAAGGCGTCGAGGGCGCCGGACAGCGTGATGGACGGTGGCACCGTCATGCCGTTGCGCACGTCGCGCAGCCGGGCGCCCGCCACCGGCACGTCCACCGTCACCACGAGGGTGTCGAATCCCGAACGCTCGGCGCGTTCTACCAGGTCGAGGGAGCGGCTATGGTCGGTCCAGATGTAGAGCTGGAACCAATTGCGGGCGTCGGCCCCGGTGCCCGCCGCGACGTCCTCGATGGCCGTGGTCCCCATCGTGGACAACGTGAACGGGATGCCCGCGCGTTCGGCGGCGCGCGCCCCCGCCAGCTCGCCCGCCGTGTGCATCATCCGGGTGAACCCGGTGGGCGCGATCCCGAACGGCAGCGCGGCGGTCTTGCCGAGTACCTGGACGGTGGTGTCGGTGGTGGTGACGTCGCGCAGGATCGCGGGACGGAATTCGATGTCGGCGAACGCGTCTCGGGCCCGCTGCAGGCTGATCTCGGCATCGGCGGCGCCGTCGGTGTAGTCGAAGGCGACCTTGGGGGTGCGCTTGCGCGCCAACTCACGCAAGTCCCAGATCGTCTGGGCGCGAGCGAGTTTGCGTGCCCGGCCGCCGAACGGACGCTCGAACTTGACCAGCGGCGCGAGTTCGCGCGGCCGGGGCAGTCGGCGCGCGGTCATCGGGCCGCCCCGGCCGCCTGTGTCGCGCTGCGCAGCCGCAAGGAATGCATGCCACCGTCGACTTCCAACATCGTCGCGGTGATGGACGCCGCGGCGGGGTCGGCCAGATATACCACCGCACTGGCGACTTCCTCGGCCGTGACCAGGCGACCGTGCGGCTGGCGCGCTCGCAGCGCTGCCATCTCCGTGGCGGGATCGGCACTGCTCGCCAGCAGGCGCTGCACCCAGGGTGTGTCGACGGTGCCGGGGTTGACGCAGTTCACCCGGATGCCGTCGCCGACGTGGTCGGCGGCCATGGCGCGGGTGAGCGAAAGTATCGCGCCTTTGCTCGCGCTGTAGGCCGCGCGATCGGGCAGCCCAGTTGTCGCGGCGATCGAGCAGATGTTCACGATCGCGGCGGCCGGCGACCGTCGCAGATGGGGGAGTGCCGCGCGGGAGACGCGCACCGTGCCGAAGACGTTCACCTCGAACAGCCGCCGCCATTCGTCGTCGGTGTTGTCCGCGATGGTCCCCTGTGCGCCGATGCCCGCGTTGTTGACGAGGATGTCGATGCGGCCGAAAGTGTCCACGACTTCCGCGATCGCGCGGCGGACCGATTCGTCATCGGCGACATCGCAGCGGAGCGCAACCCCTGATCTGCCGCCCGGGTTCAGATCGAGCACAGCCACCTGTGCGCCTCCGGTTGCGAACGTTTCGGCAACCGCCTTCCCGATTCCGGACGCACCGCCGGTGACCACCGCCACCAGCCCGTCGAACGTGCCCTGCGACGACATACCGATCATCCTCACACGTCAGGTCCGGTGCGCGAGTTCGCCGCCGGACAGGTCCGATGTTTGACCTTGGCGAACATAACACCTATTCGCTCTGCATGGACCAGATTGCCACTGCGCAAGCAGGATTGACGAATTCTCTATCGACCATTGCGCTCGAAGACATCCGATGTATAGTCGTGACCCAGATCACTATCTGGAACGAGGATCCCTCATGGCGCACCTTACGGCGCTGGACACGCTCGACGTCCGGTTCCCGACGTCGAGCGAGCTGGACGGCTCGGACGCGATGAATCCCGACCCCGACTATTCGGCGGCCTACGTCATCCTGCGCACCGACGACCCGACTGGGCCCGAGGGCCACGGCTTCGCGTTCACCATCGGCCGCGGCAACGATGTGCAACGGGTCGCGATCCAGTCGCTCGAGCATTTGGTCGTCGGCCGCTCCGTCGCCGAAATCACCGGGAACCTCGGAGGATTCGCCCGCTCCCTCAGCGCGGATTCCCAGCTGCGCTGGCTCGGTCCGGAGAAGGGCGTCATGCACATGGCGGTGGGCGCGGTGATCAATGCCGCATGGGATCTGGCCGCGAAGCTGGCCGGAAAACCGGTGTGGCAGTTGGTCGCCGAGATGACGCCCGCGCAGATCGTCGACCTGCTCGACTTCCGCTACCTCACCGACGCGCTCACCCGCGACGAGGCATTGGAGATCCTGCGCCGCGCCGAACCGGGCAAACAGCAGCGCGCGGCCCACTTGCTCGACGCCGGATATCCGGCGTACACGACCTCGCCGGGCTGGCTCGGCTACTCCGACGACAAGCTGGCCCGGCTGGCCCGGCAGGCGGTGGCCGACGGGTTCGGCACCATCAAGATCAAGGTCGGCCGCGACATGACGGAGGACGTGCGGCGGGTCAAGGTCGCCAGGGAGGCGATCGGACCCGACATCGGGCTGGCCGTCGACGCGAACCAGCGGTGGGACGTCGATGCCGCGGTCGACTGGATTTCTCAACTGGCGCAGGCGAACCCGGCCTGGGTCGAGGAGCCGACCAGCCCGGACGACATCCTCGGTCATGCCGAGATCCGTCGTCGCGTAGCGCCGGTGCGGATCTCGACCGGCGAGCACGGCCAGAACCGGATCCTGTTCAAGCAGCTGCTGCAGGCCGGCGCCGTCGACATCCTCCAGATCGATGCGGCAAGGGTCGCCGGGGTCAACGAGAATCTGGCAATCCTATTGCTGGCAGCCAAGTTCGGCGTTCCGGTCGTGCCGCACGCGGGTGGCGTCGGGTTGTGCGAGCTGGTCCAGCATCTGGCGATGATCGATTACGTCGCGATTTCCGGAACGATGCAGGACCGCGCGATCGAGTTCGTCGACCACCTGCACGAGCATTTCCGGCATCCGGTGCGGGTGCGCGGCGGGCGCTACCTCGCGCCGCGTGCGCCTGGTTTCAGCGCCGAGATGTTGCCTGCCTCGTTGCGGGACTACACGTATCCCACCGGGGCCGCCTGGCGCGCGGACCCAGCGGACGCCGACCCGAATTCCACGCCGGGAGTGGCCCTCCCACAACAGCAGGAGATCTTATGAAAACCGCCAGCATCATCGGCGTAGCCCTCGGCGCCACCCTGGTCATCGCCTCCGGCGCCGCCTGTTCGCGGGAGCCGGTCGGCACCGGTGACAGCGCGCCGGCCGTCACCGTCGGCAGCGGGGCGGACAGCGGCGTTCTGGTCGGGGCGGATCAGCCGCGCTCGGACTCCGATTTCTGGAGCGCCTACGCGGGCTACCTCGGTCCGAAGGCCGCCGCGGCGGGCGTCCGGCTGGAGAACACCTCCTCGGACAACGACGCCAACCGGCTCAAATCCAATGTCGACACCCTGCTGTCGAAGGACGTCAAAGCGATCATCATGGCGCCGCAGGACACCGCCGCGGTCAAACCGGCCCTCGCCGCCGCGACCGCCAAGGGCGTTCCGGTGGTCAGCGTCGACACCCGCCCGGACACCGGCGGCGTGTATATGGTCGTGCGCGCGGACAACCGCGCCTACGGCACCAAGTCGTGTGTCTATCTCGGTGAAACCTTGCAGGGCACCGGCAAGGTCGTCGAGTTCCAGGGCGATCTGAGTTCGATCAACGGACGCGATCGGTCGGAGGCCTTCGCCGAGTGCATGAAGACCCGTTATCCAGGCATCAAGGTGATCGAGATCCCGACCGACTGGAAGGGCGATCGCGCCGTCTCGGGCCTACAGGACAAACTGCTGACCGACCCGGACATCAACGGCATCTACATGCAGGCGGGCGGGGTGTTCCTCCAATCGACGATGGCACTGCTGCGACGCAGCGGCAAACTGGTGAAAGCCGGTGCGCCAGGGCACATCACGATCGTGTCGAACGACGGCATCAAGGCCGAGCTGGACGCCATCGAAGCGGGTGAGATCGACGCGACCATCTCCCAGCCCGCCGACCTCTACGCGCAGTACGCGGCGTTCTACGCCAAGGCCGCGATCGACGGCCGCAAGTTCTCCCCTGGTCCGACCGACCATGGGTCCACGATCATCGACACCGGCGTCGGCGGCACGCTCGAGGATCAGTTGCCCGCGCCCGTCGTCACCCGAACCGGCGGCAAGGTAGGCGAACTCGATACTCTGCCCACCTCCGCACCCGGCCTGTGGGGGCACGGCGGATGACCGGCGAACCGATCGCCGAAGCCATCGACGTCTCGAAACGGTTCGGGCGCAACGTCCTCGCGCTCGACCGGGTCGGCCTGCGGGTTGCCGCGGGCCGGACCCACGCCCTGGTCGGTCGCAACGGCGCCGGGAAGTCAACCCTGGTGTCGATTCTGACCGGACTCGCAACTCCGGATGAGGGGGAGGTGCGGTTCAACGGTCTACCAGCGCCCTCGCCCGGCGACCGGGACGCCTGGCGGTCGCGGGTGGCCTGCGTGTATCAGAAGTCGACGATCATTCCTGATCTGTCGGTGGCGGAGAATCTGTTCGTCAACCGACAGCACCTCGGCGGCCGAATCATCAACTGGCGCAGGGTGCGCGGCCGCGCCAGGGAGCTGCTCGACACCTGGTCCGTGCCGGTCGATGTCGACACCGTCGCCCGTGATCTGTCCGTGGAGCATCGGCAGCTGGTGGAGATCGCGCGCTCGCTGTCGCACGGCGCGCGCTTCATCATCCTGGACGAGCCCACCGCGCAACTCGACGGACCCGCGATCAAGCGGCTGTTCAGCAGGATCGGGGACCTACAGGCTCAGGGCGTCACCTTCCTGTTCATCTCCCATCACCTCGACGAGACCTACGAAATCTGCCGGGACATCACCGTTTTTCGTGATGCCAGACATGTCGTGACCGCTCCTGCCGCCGATCTCGGCAAAAAGGAACTCATCGCCGCGATGACCGGCGACTCGGTCGAACTCCAGATACCGGCCGCGCGGCGCGACCCTGATGCGGCGGCAACACCGACGCTTCGGGTCGAAGGACTCACCCGGTCCGGCGAATTCAGCGATGTGTCGCTCGAGGTGAAGCCGGGTGCGATCGTCGGCCTGGCCGGCGGCGGCAGCAGTGGCCGGATCGAGGTGGCCGAGACCATCGTCGGATTACGCAAGGCCGCAGCGGGTTCCATCCTCGTATCGGGTACCCGCCCGCGCCGGGGTGGCGTGCGGGCGGCGCTGGACGCGGGGATCGGCTTCGTGCCACGGGACCGGCACGAGGAGGGCCTGATTCCGGAGATGAGCGTAGCCGATAATGCCACGCTGACCGTGCCGCACCGGCTGGGACGACTGGGACTGCTGTCTCGGCGCACCCGGAACACGGTGGCGGGCAAGGCCATCGAGGATCTCGGGATCAAAACCGAAGGGCCGGAACAGAGCGTCGCCGAACTGTCGGGCGGCAATCAGCAGAAGGTCGTGTTCGCCCGCGCACTGGCCACCGATCCGGCGGTACTGGTGCTGATCACACCGACCGCGGGCGTCGACGTCCGGTCCAAGGAGACTTTGCGCGGTGTCGTGCGCGACGCCGCGGACCGGGGCACCGCAGTCCTGGTGGTATCGGACGAGCTCGACGATCTGCGCGACTGCGATCGCGTCCTGGTGATGGTGCAGGGCCGGATCGCTCAGGAATTCGAGAAGGGCTGGGGCGACAAGGAACTCGTCGCCGCCATGGAAGGACTGTCATGACCCCGATCGCGACCGGACGCGAACCCGCGACCCGCGACACCGCCGCCACCCGGCGGTCATTGGCCACCGTGCGCTGGGGTGCGCTGCGCGACTTCCTGCTCGTACCGCCGATCCTGCTGGTACTGGTGGTCGGTTACTTCATCAACAGCAACTTCGTCTCGTCCACCAACCTGACCAACGTGCTGACCTCGATGAGCGGCATCGCGCTCATCGTGCTGGCCGAGGTGCTGGTGCTGGTGGTCGGCCGGATGGATCTGTCCCTGGAGTCGACCTTCGGGCTCGCCCCCGGCGTCGCCATCTGGGCGACCATGGGCACCGCGAAAGTGGGCGCCTTCACCTGGACTTCGCCGTGGATGGCCATTCCGATCGCGCTGCTCGTCGGCTTCGCCGTCGGTGCGCTCAACGGCGTGCTGATCGTCCGGTTCGGGCTGAACGGTTTCATCGTCACCCTGGCGATGCTCATCGCGCTGCGCGGCCTGCTCACCTTCCTCACCGAGGGATTCACGCTCACCAAGATTCCGCCGTCGGTCGAATGGCTGGGCAACACCCGGATACTCGGCGTGCCGGTCGACGTCGCGCTCTGCCTGGCGTTGTTCGTCCTCGGCTACCTCGTGCTCACCTATACGACCGCGGGACGCTCGCTCTACGCCGTCGGCGGCAACGAGGCCGCCGCGCGGGCCGCGGGCATCCGCACCGATAACGTCGTTATCGCCGTGCTGGTCGTCGCCGGTGGGCTCGCCGCGGTCGGTGGGCTGATCTACTCGGGACAGTTCGCCAGCGTGCAGGTGAGCCAGGGCGACGGGATGATCTTCCAGGTGTTCGCCGCCTGCGTGATCGGGGGTGTGGCGCTCAACGGCGGACGCGGTTCGGTGCTCGGCGCGTTCTTCGGCGTCCTGATTCTCACCTTGATCCAGAAGCTGCTGTCCTACGGCGGGGTCAGCGCCGACTCGCTCAAGTTCATCAACGGTGCGCTGATCCTGGTGGCCTTGGTGATCACCCGCATCGCCAGCGGACGACGGCAGGAGTGAATATGCGAATCGCTTTGCACACCAAGCTGAAACCCGGTGCCGAGGCCGAGTACGAAGCCGCGCACCGTGCGGTGCCCGCCGAACTTGTCGCGGCTATCCGGGATGCCGGAGCGACGGACTGGACCATCTGGCGCAGCGGCCTCGACCTGTTCCACGTGATCGACTGTGCGGCATACGATCTGCTACTCGCTCGGTTGGCCGAGCTGCCCGCCAATGTGGCCTGGCAGCTGCGGATCAACGAGCTCCTCGAAGCGTCGCACGACTATACGGCGCCCGGGGCCGACGCCGCGTTGCCGGTGGTGTGGGAATTGAATCCCGCGGCGGGTGATGTGGATGCATGACGTATCGGACATCATCCTCGGCGGCGCGGGCTACGCCGGGCTGTTTCGCGCCGTTGACGAGGAAGTCGCTCAGGCAGGCATTGCGGCAGCCTGGGACGCGGGTATCCGGGCCTTCGACACCGCACCGCACTACGGCGCGGGCAGCGGCGAAGAACGGCTCGGCCGATTCCTGCGCACCCGGCCGCGTACGGAATACACGCTGTCGACCAAGGTGGGCCGCCTGCTCTACGACGATCCGCAAGCCGCCGATGGAGTGGACGGCTTCTGGGGGACGCCGAAACGCTCACGGCGACGCGACTATTCGGCATTGGGTGTCCGGCGATCGCTGGAGGATTCACTGACCCGATTGGGCTTGGACCGGGTGGACCTGCTGCTCATCCACGACCCGGACGATCACCAGGACGAAGCCCGCACCGCCGCCGCGCCCGAACTCGTCCGCATGCGGGCCGAAGGCATCGTCTCCGGCATCGGTATCGGGGTCAACGATGTGGATGTGGCGCTGCGATTCGTCCGCGAATCCGCCATCGATCACCTGCTGATCGCGGGCCGGTACACCCTGCTGGACCGGCGGGCCGAAGTCGAGTTGCTTCCCGAATGTGCGCGACGCGGCATTCGAGTACTCGTGGGTGGCGTGCTGAACAGCGGAATTCTGGCCGACCCGCTGCACACGGCGACCTTCGACTATCAGCCAGCGCAACGCGCCGTCGTCGAACGCGCACTGGCAATGGACCGGATCTGCGCGAAATACGATGTGCCCCTGCGGGCGGCGGCGTTGCAATTCCCGCGCCGCAACGCGGCGGTCGGTGCCATCGTCATCGGCGCACGGACCCGCGCGGAAGTCGACGACACCGTCGCGATGCTGAACATCGCAGTACCGGAGGAACTCTGGCACGAGTTGGGTCGGTGCCCATGACCCGGCAGTCAGCCTGCGGCGCGGCGCAGCCATTCCATCACGCCTGCCACGTGGGCGAGGGCTCGCGCGTGCGCGAGTTCGGGATCGCGGGCGGCGATCGCATCGCAGATGCCGCGGTGCTCGGCGACGGTGCGTTCGAACGCCCGCTCCTCGGTGATGCCGCGCCAGATCCGGGCCCGCATCGTCGGCAGCGACAGCGAATCCAGCAGGGAGGCAAGCACCTTGTTGCCGGAGGCGGCGGCGATGGCGGCGTGGAACTCGAGATCGAGCGCGACGAGCTCGGTCACCGAGGTCGTTTCGGGTTCCACCAGGGTGCGCAGGTGGGCGATCCGTTCCTCGGACATCAATTGCGCCGCGAGTGCGGTAGCGGCGGGCTCGAGGATGCGCCGGACCCCGAAAATGTCCAATACCGAGTCGTCCTGGTGGAATTCGAGCAGGAAGCTCATGGCGTCGAGCAGCGACTTCGGTTCCAGGCTCGCCACATACGTGCCATCGCCCTGGCGCACGTCCAGGATCCGGACCAGCGACAGCGCACGCACCGCTTCGCGCAGCGAGTTGCGCGAGACGCCGAGCTCCGCGGCGAGATCGGCTTCGCGGGGCAGTCGCGAGCCGGGCTCGAGATCGCCCGAGATGATCATCGCCTTGATCTTCGCTATCGCGTCGTCGGTGACCGACACCTGTTTCCTTCGTTCGAGGATGTGAAGCTATGCCTCCGATGACTGTAGACTCACACGTTCATATCTGGCAGGTAGACGGGGGAAAATTCGACGTCGAATACGACTGGCTGACAGAAACATCGGATGTTTTATACCGAAATTACACCCTGGCGGATGTGCGGCCCGAACTGGCCGAGCACGGTATCGGCGCGATCGTGCTGGTGCAAGCCTCCGATTCGCTGGCCGAGAATCGCGCGCTACTCGACGCCGCGGCCGCCTCGCCACAGCCAGCCGCCGTGGTCGGCTGGCTGCCACTGCACCGGCCCGACCTCGCCGCCGCCGAACTGCCCGCGCTGCGCGCGCATCCCGAATTCGTCGGCGTCCGGCACATGATCCACCGGGACCCGGACCCGAAATGGCTACTGCGCCCCGAGGTTTCGGAAGGCCTCGCGCTACTCGCCGAGGGCGGGCTGGTTTTCGACGCGGTGGCCGAACGACCGGATCTGCTCGCGCAGGTTCCGCTGATCGCGCACGAGCACCCCGACCTGACGATCGTCCTGGATCACCTGGGCAAACCGCCGATCGCGACCGGCGGCTGGCAGCCGTGGGCCGACCTGCTCGCCGAGGCGGCGGCCGCACCGAATGTGGTGGCCAAGATTTCCGGGCTGGCCACGGTGTCCGGGCCGGAGATCAGCGCCAGGCGCTGGCAGCCCTATGTCGACCACGCACTCGAGGTCTTCGGACCCGACCGGCTGATGGTCGGCGGTGATTGGCCTTTCACGCTAACGGCCGCGTCCTATCGGACCGTGTGGCAAACCACGCTGGAAACGCTGAACCACCTGACCTCCGCCGCCCGAGTTCAGGTGTTGACCGAAGTGGCTTGGCGCACTTACCAATTGCCCCTCGCACCGACCTGGATGACCCAAGGAGAACCCGAATGAAGCTGCAGCGCATCGGCGACCACGGCGCGGAGCGACCGATCGTCGTCGACGGCGAGCACGCCTACGATCTGTGCCCGCTCACCACCGACATCGATGGCGACTTCCTCACCGCGGGCGGCATCGATGCGGTCGGTGCCGCGCTCGCGGCGGGCCGACTTACCCGCATCGATGTCACCGGCCAGCGTATCGGCGCGCCGGTGGCCCGGCCGCAGGCGGTGTGGTGCATCGGCATGAACTACGCCGCACACGCCGCGGAATCAGGCGCGGCGCCGCCCGAGGCGCCCGTGGTGTTCTTCAAAACCCCCAACACCGTCGTCGGCCCCTACGACGACGTGCTCATCCCGCGCGACTCCCGCAAGACCGACTGGGAGGTAGAGCTCGCGGTGGTAATCGGTAAGCGCGCACGCTACCTCGACTCCGCCGAAGCGGCACTGAATCATGTTGCGGGCTACACCATGTCGAACGATGTCTCGGAACGTGCATTCCAGCTGGAACAGTCGGGCGGGCAGTGGTCGAAAGGCAAGTGCTGCGAGACCTTCAATCCGCTGGGACCGGCCCTCGTGCCGCGGGACCGGCTCGACCCGCGCGACCTGCGGTTGCGTTCGTGGGTGAACGGCGAAGCGCGCCAGGACTCCAGCACCGCCGACCTCATCTTCGACGTCGGCTACCTCGTCTGGCACCTGTCCCAGTACGCGGTCCTGGAACCCGGCGACATCATCAACACCGGAACCCCTGCCGGGGTAGCACTTTCCGGTCGTTACCCGTATCTACGCGACGGCGACGTGGTGGAGGTAGAGATCGAGGGGATCGGCCGGGCCAGGCAGCGATGCCGCAACGCCGTATCGGCGAGCGAGCCGTCGCCCCCAGCCGCGGTGCGGGTGTGAGCGCTTCGCCGACGCTCCGGAATCACTCCGCGGCCAGGACCTCGAGCGCCCTGTCGACGTCATCGACGTCGTTGTAGAGGTGGAAGGCGAAGCGCAACCCGCCGTTGCGTGCGGAGATGATGACACCGGCCTGCTCGAGGCGCGGCGCCGCATCACCCGCCCCGAGGACCGACACGATCGCGGAACGGCCCGGCACCGACTCGAGGCCGATCTCGGTCAATCCCGCGCGGAAGCGGTCGGCGAGATCGAGGTTGTGCGCGTTGATCTTTTCGACCGTCAGCTCCTCGATCAGCGAGAGTCCCGCCGTCGCGGCGATCACGCCGAGCCAGTCGGGGGTCGCGTCGAAGCGGTGCGTGGTCGATGCCAGCGCGACCGGCCGGTACAGCTCGGCCCACCGGTCGGCGGCGGCATACCAACTGGGCCCGACCGGGCGCACCGTCGCGGCGGCCTCCGGTGCCGCGGCGAAGAAGGAGAGGCTGCGCGCACCGATCAGCCATTTGAATGTCGCGCACACCCAGTAGTCGGCGTCGGCGAAGCTCAGCGGCAGCCAACTCGCCGCCTGCGTGGCGTCCACCAGCAGCCGGGCGCCATGGGCCTGCGTGGCGGCGCGCAGCACCGGCAAGTCGGTGATCCGGCCGTCCGCCGATT from Nocardia iowensis includes these protein-coding regions:
- a CDS encoding amidohydrolase family protein → MTVDSHVHIWQVDGGKFDVEYDWLTETSDVLYRNYTLADVRPELAEHGIGAIVLVQASDSLAENRALLDAAAASPQPAAVVGWLPLHRPDLAAAELPALRAHPEFVGVRHMIHRDPDPKWLLRPEVSEGLALLAEGGLVFDAVAERPDLLAQVPLIAHEHPDLTIVLDHLGKPPIATGGWQPWADLLAEAAAAPNVVAKISGLATVSGPEISARRWQPYVDHALEVFGPDRLMVGGDWPFTLTAASYRTVWQTTLETLNHLTSAARVQVLTEVAWRTYQLPLAPTWMTQGEPE
- a CDS encoding fumarylacetoacetate hydrolase family protein; translation: MKLQRIGDHGAERPIVVDGEHAYDLCPLTTDIDGDFLTAGGIDAVGAALAAGRLTRIDVTGQRIGAPVARPQAVWCIGMNYAAHAAESGAAPPEAPVVFFKTPNTVVGPYDDVLIPRDSRKTDWEVELAVVIGKRARYLDSAEAALNHVAGYTMSNDVSERAFQLEQSGGQWSKGKCCETFNPLGPALVPRDRLDPRDLRLRSWVNGEARQDSSTADLIFDVGYLVWHLSQYAVLEPGDIINTGTPAGVALSGRYPYLRDGDVVEVEIEGIGRARQRCRNAVSASEPSPPAAVRV
- a CDS encoding aminotransferase class V-fold PLP-dependent enzyme, whose product is MSSLAPHEFAPETTYLNTAAFGLPSARALAAVREASAEWAAGRGGPLSNDVLVPEVRASFARLLAGATPDDVAIGGGVAPLIAPIAVALPAGAEVLLAEGEFSSVSMPFLYRGDLAVRFVPLERLAEEVRPETALVAVSVVQSADGRITDLPVLRAATQAHGARLLVDATQAASWLPLSFADADYWVCATFKWLIGARSLSFFAAAPEAAATVRPVGPSWYAAADRWAELYRPVALASTTHRFDATPDWLGVIAATAGLSLIEELTVEKINAHNLDLADRFRAGLTEIGLESVPGRSAIVSVLGAGDAAPRLEQAGVIISARNGGLRFAFHLYNDVDDVDRALEVLAAE